Genomic window (Propionibacteriaceae bacterium ZF39):
AACATTCCGGATGCGGCCAACATGGAGCTGCTGGAGCTGGCGTACGCCCTCAACGAGGTCACCGAGCGCGCCAAGCAGGGCCGGACGCAGCCGAGCGAGCTCAGCGGCGGCACGTTCACCATCACGAATGTGGGGCCGTTCGGGATTGATTCGGGTACGCCGATCCTGAACCCCGGGGAGGCCGGCATCCTGGCGCTCGGTCAGATCGCCCGGCGCCCGTGGGTCGTGGGCGAGGGGGCCGACGAGAAGATCGTGCCGCGGTGGGTGACCACCCTGGCCATCTCGTTCGACCACCGGCTCATGGACGGCGAGGGCGGGTCGCTGTTCCTCGCCGATGTCGCCCGGATCCTGGGTGACCCCGGGCAGGCCCTGTTGTTCTGAGGAACTGAAACGCCGAACGGCGCCCAACCCTGTGGGGGCTGGGCGCCGTTCGTGTTGGTCAGGCTGGGATCAGGCGTTGGTGCCTGTCTTGGCGAGGCCACCGTGGCGGTCCTTCTGGGGATACTTCACGACCCCGGAGTTGCTGCTCGGCTTGTTCGGCTTGCCGGGGTGGTTCGAGTAGCCCGGGTTGTTCGGGTGGCCCGGCTTGACGGGCTTGCCCGGGTTGTTCGGGTGGCCCGGCTTGACGGGCTTGCCCGGGTCGTTCGAGTGGCTCGGCTTCGGATGGCCCGGCTTGGTCGGGTGGCCCGAGGGATCGGTGCTCGGGTGGCCCGACGGGTCGGTGCTCGGGTGGGTGGAGGGGCTCGTGCTCGGCTCGGGGCTGGCGGTGCCCGTGCCGCCACCGGTGATCGTGACCGGGAGGGTCACGGTCGTGCCGGACGGGCTGGCGACGAGCTTGAGGACCGCAGCACCGTTGGCGGTGCCGGCCGGGACCAGGATGGTCAGGGCCTCGACGCGACCGTCGACGACAGGGGCGCGGCCCACCTGGACCTCACCGGCCGAGGTGACCAGCGTTGCCACGATCTCGGTGTTGTCGACGGTGCCCGTGAAGAAGTCGAGCGTGTCAGCGGCGACCGGGGTGCCGACCTGAGGGACGCCGACCTGCAGCGTGACCGGGGTGTCGACCGCAATGGTCGTCGGGAGCGGGCTGGAGACCGACACGGCCTGGCGGGCATAGTCGGGGCTCACGGTCGCCTCGGCCTTGATGAAGTCGACCCAGGCCTCCAGGTCCACACGGCCGGAGTCGCGGGTGTTGGTGCCGTCGGCGATGACATGGAAGTTGTCGCCACCGGCGATGAGGAACGAACCGGAGCCGATGGTGTAGAGCTTGGCCGGATCGATCGGGGCACCATTCACCGAGATGGACGTGATGCGGTCGCCCTCGGCGCGGGACTCGTCATAGGTGTAGGTGACGTTGGCCGACAGGCCGAGCTGCAGATAGGGGCGCGAGGGCACCTCTCCGGCAGCGGTGCGCTGCCACTGCTGCTCGAGCATCGTCTTGACCTGGGCACCGGTGAGCTGCGTGGTCATCAACGTGTTCGCGAACGGCAGGACCGCAGCGGCCTCGGCGTAGGTGATCTCACCGGCGTCGAAGTCGGCACGCGTACCGCCCGGGTTCTGGACACCGATGAAGTCATCGGCACCGGCACCCAGCTGCTGGCGGAACATCTCGGCGACCAGGTCCGTCATGGTCGACTCGACGGCCCGGTTGTCGCTGACGCGACCGTCGGAACCGACGATCAGGCCGCGCTGGATCGGAGCGGTGGCGTTGCCGACCGACTGGGCACCGATGACGGCAGCCTCGGCCACGGTGGCATCGACGATCGTCTTGATCGCGGCCGCGCGAGGATAGTTGGCAACAGCATCGGCGGTCGTCATGGTCACGGCCTCATTGGCCATGGTGTAGCACTCGACCTCGCCATCGGCGTTGAGGCCGAGTTCGACCTTGCCGATGAGGCTGGCGTACGAACCGGACTGCACGACCGGGCGGGTCTCACCGGCAGCACCCGGGACGGGGGCGGCGAAGGTGTACGCCTGGTGGCTGTGCGCGTTGAAGATCGCGTCGACGGCCGGGGAGGTCTGGTTGACGATCTTGGAGAAGATCGCCGAGCCAGCCAGCTCGGTGGCGAGGTCGCCGCTGCCGGCGGCACCCTCGTGGTATTCGGCGATGATGACGTCGGCCTCGCCGTTCGCGGCGTTGCCGTCGCTCAGCTGGGCGGCGACGCGGTTGACGGCGTCGACCGGGTCACCGATCGACAGGCTCGAGATGCCGGCCGGGGAGACGAGCGAAGGCAGATCACCGGTGACGGCGCCGATGACGGCCACCTTCACACCGGCCTTGTCAAAGATCGCATATTCGGGCAGGGCCGCGGTCGTGGTGCCGGCGTTGTAGACGTTGGCGCCGAGCAGCGGGAAGTCCGCGCGGGTCTGGACGCGCCCGTTGAGGTCGTCCCAGCCGCGGTCGAATTCGTGGTTGCCGACCGACGTGGCGTCGAGATCGGCCGCGTTGAGGATGTCGATCGTCGGGTTGTCGTCCTGGATGAACGACGCGAACAGCGAGCCACCGATGTTGTCGCCGTTGGACAGGACCAGGGAGTTGGCCTCGCCCGCGGCGGCGCGGTAGGACTCGATCTGGCCGAAGAAGCCGACCGTGTCCGGGCTCGCGGTCGCGATGCGGCCGTGGAAGTCGTTGAAGTTCAGAACGGTGATCTGCGCGGGGGAAGTGCTGCAGGATTCGGCGTTGATGGCGCGAGCGGAGGCGACCGGCTGGGCTGCTTCGGTGCTCTGCGTGGCGGTTGCGGTCGGGGTAGCGGTCACCGAAGCCGTGGGCTCGGTCGTCGGGTCGGCGGTGGGCTCGGCGTACGCGCTGAGCACCGGCCCGGCAGTCAGGGCGAACGTGCACGCGAGTGCTGCCCCGCTGATCCTGCGGATCTGCATGACTCTCCTTTGTGAATGCGAAACAAAGGCCGTCACGCAACCCCGCGCAGATCGGCCTCGGCCAACCTTTCGCATCTCCCCATCACGCGCAACGGGAGTCGACATTTGTTTGCCGGGAGTTCGCCTGGGTTTGTTGAAAATGGCCCTGTCATCCCGGTATGTGGCACAGGGGCGGCCACGCGATTGCCTAGGCTAAGGGCCGTGGCAGCGCGCATTCCCCTCGTCATCATCGGAGCCGGTGGCTTCGGCCGGGAGACGTTCGGCCTGGTCCGCGATCTCAATGCGGAGGGGGAGGCGTACGAGCTGCTCGGCTTCCTCGACGACCAGCTCCGGGACACCTCGCTCCTCGACCGGCTCGGCACCCTGCACCTCGGCCCGACCGAGGCGATTCGGGACCTGGGTGCAGGGGTGCGGTTCGTGGTGGGGATCGGGAACGGAGGGGTACGCCGACGGATCGGTGAGCAAGTCAGCGACTGGGGGTTCGAGCCGGCGACGCTGGTGCACCCCACGGCGCTGATCGGGCCCGATGTGGAGCTGGGGCCGGGATGTGTCGTGGCCGCCGGGGCCCAGATCACGACGAACGTGCGGGTGGGCCGTTTCGTGCATGTGGATCG
Coding sequences:
- a CDS encoding 5'-nucleotidase C-terminal domain-containing protein; amino-acid sequence: MQIRRISGAALACTFALTAGPVLSAYAEPTADPTTEPTASVTATPTATATQSTEAAQPVASARAINAESCSTSPAQITVLNFNDFHGRIATASPDTVGFFGQIESYRAAAGEANSLVLSNGDNIGGSLFASFIQDDNPTIDILNAADLDATSVGNHEFDRGWDDLNGRVQTRADFPLLGANVYNAGTTTAALPEYAIFDKAGVKVAVIGAVTGDLPSLVSPAGISSLSIGDPVDAVNRVAAQLSDGNAANGEADVIIAEYHEGAAGSGDLATELAGSAIFSKIVNQTSPAVDAIFNAHSHQAYTFAAPVPGAAGETRPVVQSGSYASLIGKVELGLNADGEVECYTMANEAVTMTTADAVANYPRAAAIKTIVDATVAEAAVIGAQSVGNATAPIQRGLIVGSDGRVSDNRAVESTMTDLVAEMFRQQLGAGADDFIGVQNPGGTRADFDAGEITYAEAAAVLPFANTLMTTQLTGAQVKTMLEQQWQRTAAGEVPSRPYLQLGLSANVTYTYDESRAEGDRITSISVNGAPIDPAKLYTIGSGSFLIAGGDNFHVIADGTNTRDSGRVDLEAWVDFIKAEATVSPDYARQAVSVSSPLPTTIAVDTPVTLQVGVPQVGTPVAADTLDFFTGTVDNTEIVATLVTSAGEVQVGRAPVVDGRVEALTILVPAGTANGAAVLKLVASPSGTTVTLPVTITGGGTGTASPEPSTSPSTHPSTDPSGHPSTDPSGHPTKPGHPKPSHSNDPGKPVKPGHPNNPGKPVKPGHPNNPGYSNHPGKPNKPSSNSGVVKYPQKDRHGGLAKTGTNA
- a CDS encoding NeuD/PglB/VioB family sugar acetyltransferase; this encodes MAARIPLVIIGAGGFGRETFGLVRDLNAEGEAYELLGFLDDQLRDTSLLDRLGTLHLGPTEAIRDLGAGVRFVVGIGNGGVRRRIGEQVSDWGFEPATLVHPTALIGPDVELGPGCVVAAGAQITTNVRVGRFVHVDRGTQVGHDCVIGDYVTLNPMVTVSGAVTLEAEVNAGTTSTILPGVRVAERVVIGAAAAVVHDVDEPGAVVVGVPARKLRATPGPIG